From a single Gloeocapsa sp. PCC 73106 genomic region:
- a CDS encoding nucleotidyltransferase family protein, whose protein sequence is MEIDNLLREKRKQIIAIAEKHGALNVRIFGSVARGEADEKSDLDLLVDYCRERRSSWFPLQLIRELEDLLGCKVDITTEQGLKERIKERVLKEAIPL, encoded by the coding sequence ATGGAAATTGATAACTTGCTTCGAGAAAAACGAAAACAAATTATTGCTATTGCTGAAAAACATGGCGCTCTTAATGTGCGGATTTTTGGGTCGGTCGCACGGGGAGAAGCCGACGAAAAAAGTGACCTTGATTTATTGGTTGATTATTGCCGTGAACGTAGGAGCTCGTGGTTTCCTTTGCAGTTAATTCGAGAACTGGAAGATCTTTTAGGGTGTAAGGTAGATATTACTACCGAACAGGGACTAAAGGAGCGAATTAAAGAGCGTGTATTAAAAGAGGCAATTCCTTTATGA
- a CDS encoding DUF86 domain-containing protein, translated as MRDDSERLRDILEAIDRLEKYTNQGKTAFEEQELIQTWVIYHLQIIGEASRATSQEFKAKYPEIPWREAGDLRNLVIHEYFRINLAFIWDIVENDIPPLKQQIEVILQEIESNNDN; from the coding sequence ATGAGAGATGATAGCGAACGATTACGAGATATTTTAGAGGCGATTGATCGTTTAGAAAAGTATACAAATCAAGGGAAAACTGCCTTTGAAGAACAGGAATTAATCCAAACTTGGGTGATTTATCACCTACAAATTATAGGTGAGGCATCAAGGGCAACCTCTCAAGAATTTAAAGCAAAATACCCTGAAATTCCTTGGCGAGAAGCTGGTGATTTAAGAAATCTTGTTATTCATGAATATTTCCGTATTAATTTAGCGTTTATTTGGGATATTGTTGAGAATGATATTCCTCCCCTCAAACAACAAATTGAAGTTATTTTACAAGAAATCGAATCAAACAATGATAATTGA